DNA from Nitrospiria bacterium:
AGCATATCGTGGACAAGGCGATCGAGGCGATGAAAAATCCCCGGAACCATCGCTACTCCGCTTCGCGCGGCATCACAAAGCTTCGCGTCGCGATCGCGGATTGGTACCGTCGGAATTTTCAGGTCGAGATCGATCCCGAGACGGAGGCGATCGTGACGATCGGCTCCAAGGAGGGCATCGCCCATCTGGCCCTCGCCACGCTCGGTCCCGGAGACGCGGTGCTTTGCCCCAGCCCGACCTATCCGATTCATACCTACAGCGTCATCATCGCGGGAGCGGAGGTCCGGAGCGTTCCGCTCCGGGAAGACAACGACTTTTTTGAGGACCTGAAGGCGGCCTACCGGACCGCCCTCCCGAGGCCGAAGATGTTGATCGTGAATTTTCCGCACAATCCGACGACACGCGTCGTGGACACGGGCTTTTTCAAAAAGCTGGTCGACTTCGCCACGGAGCACCGCCTGATCGTGGTGCACGACCTGGCCTATGCCGATCTGGTCTTCGACGGGTACCGGGCCCCCAGCTTTCTCCAGGTGCCGGGGGCGAAGGAGATCGGGGTCGAGTTTTTCACCCTGTCCAAGAGTTACAATATGCCGGGGTGGCGTATCGGGTTCTGCGTCGGGAACCGGGAGATCATCAAGGCCCTGATGCAGATCAAAAGTTATCTCGATTACGGCATTTTCCAGCCGCTCCAGATCGCGAGCATCATCGCGCTGAACGGGCCGCAGGACTGCGTCCGGGAGGCGGTCGCGATGTACCGGAGCCGGCGGAACACGCTGGTGAGCGGCCTGAACCGGATCGGCTGGAAGGTGGAAAAGCCTCTGGCGACGATGTTCGTCTGGGCCCGGATCCCCGAGCCGTTCCGCGACATGGGCTCTCTGGAATTCACCAAGATGCTTTTGAACGAGGCCAAGGTGGCGGTCTCGCCGGGGATCGGGTTCGGCGAGTACGGCGACGACCATGTCCGCTTTGCGTTGGTCGAAAACGAGCACCGGACGCGTCAGGCGATCCATGGAATCAAGAACGTTTTAAAAAAAGGGTAGGGGCAGGTCCCTGTGCCTGCCCGGATGATCAACGTCATGCATCCTAAAAAACAAAAGATCGGCGTGGGGATCATCGGGTTCGGGACCGTCGGAACCGGCGTGGTCAAGATCCTGACGGACCGGGCGGAGGACATCCGTCGGCGGCTCGGCGTTCCGCTGGAGCTGGTCCGGATCGCGGACCTGGACTGGAAGCGGGACCGCGGCGTCGAGGTGAAGCCGGGTCTCCGGACCTCGAAGGCGGACGAGGTGATCGACGATCCGGCGGTGGATATCGTCGTGGAGCTGGTCGGCGGCTACGAACCGGCGCGCACCTTCATCCTCCGGGCGTTCGAGAAGGGGAAGTGCGTCGTGACGGCGAACAAGGCGTTGCTCGCCGTGCACGGCGAGGAACTCTACCGCGCCGCGCAGAAGGCCGGCGTGGATCTGGGCTTCGAGGCCAGCGTGGGGGGCGGGATTCCGATCATCCGCGCGATGAAGGAGGGGCTGGCCGCGAACCGGATCCTGTCCATTTACGGCATCATCAACGGCACGGCCAACTATATTTTAAGCAAGATGACCGAGGAGCAGCAGCCCTTCGCCGAGGTGCTGGCCGAGGCCCAACGCATGGGTTACGCCGAGTCCGACCCCCGCTTTGACATCGAAGGGACCGACTCCGCCCACAAACTGGCGATCCTGGTGACGCTGGCGTTCGGCACGCCGGTCGATATCAAATCGATCTACACCGAGGGGATCACCGGCGTCACGCCGACCGACATCGCCTACGCCAAGGAGTTCGGCTACCGGATCAAGTTGCTGGCGATCGCCAAAGCGAGCGACCACCAGATCGAAGTCCGGGTCCATCCCACCATGGTTCCGGAGGACTACCTGATCGCGACGGTGAACGGCATTTACAACGCGATCTACGTCGTGGGGGACGCCGTGGGGAATACGCTCTTCTACGGGCAGGGGGCCGGAGCGATGCCGACCGGCAGCGCCGTCGTGAGCGATCTGATGGAGGCCGGCCGGAATCTGCTGTACGATTCGGTCGGGTGCGTCCCGCCGACCGGCTTCGATCCCGACCGGAGGGAGGCGCTCCGGATCAAGCCGATGGAGGAGATCCGGAGCTTCTATTACCTGCGTTTCATGGCGATGGACAAGCCCGGCGTGCTTTCGCGGATCTCCGGCGCCCTGGGGAAATACAACATCAGTATTTCCTCCATGATCCAAAAGGGGCGGAAAGTCGACGAGGCCGTTCCGGTGGTGATGATGACCCACAAGGCCGTGGAGCGGGACGTTCAGCGGGCCCTGGCCGAGATCCGGCTGTTTCCCGACGTCAGCGATCGAACGGTCCTGATCCGCGTCGAGGGAGAAGAGGAAGCGTGAGCATGTGGACGGGCATCATCGAGGCCTACCGGCCGTTTCTTCCGGTGACGGACCGGACGCCGGTCGTGACCTTGCACGAGGGCAACACGCCGTTGATCCGCGCGAAGAACCTGACCGCCGCGATCCGTCCGGACATCGAACTGTATCTCAAATACGAGGGAGCCAACCCGACGGGATCGTTCAAGGACCGCGGCATGACGCTCGCGATCTCCAAGGCGATCGAAGGCGGATCCTCGGCCGTGATCTGCGCCTCGACCGGGAACACCTCCGCTTCGGCGGCCGCGTACGGCGCGCGGGCCGGGATCAAGGTCTACGTCCTGATCCCCGAGGGAAAAATCGCGTCGGGCAAGCTCGCCCAGGCGATGATCCACCGCGCGGTCGTGATCCAGGTCGACGGAAATTTCGACGAGGCCCTGACGATCGTCAAAGAGGTCTCGGAGAAGTACCGCCTCACGCTGGTCAACTCGATCAATCCGTACCGGCTGGAAGGCCAGAAGACGGCCGCGTTTGAAGTCTGCGATCAGTTGGAAGGCCCTCCGGCGTTTCATTTTCTTCCGGTCGGCAACGCCGGAAACATCACGGCCTACTGGATGGGATACAAGGAATACCGCGGGCACCGGCGGATCGACTCGCTACCCCGGATGATGGGATTCCAGGCGGCGGGCGCGGCGCCGATCGTGCTGGGCCACATCGTCGAGAAACCCCGGACGATCGCCACGGCCATCCGGATCGGAAATCCGGCCAGCTGGAAGAGCGCGGAGGCCGCGGCCGCCGAGTCCCGTGGGGAGATCAATCTGGTGACGGACGAGGAGATCGTGGAGGCCTACCGGATGATCGCCGGGTTGGAGGGAGTCTTCTGCGAGCCGGCCTCGGCGGCCTCGGTGGCCGGCGTGATCAAGCTGAACCGGCAGGGCCTGTTCAAGAAGGGCGACCGCGTCGTCTGCACGCTCACCGGCCACGGGCTGAAGGATGTCGAGACGGCGATGAACGTTTCCCAGAAGCCGATCACGATCAAGGCCCGGCTTGAAGACGTGGTGAAGGTGTTGGGATACTGAAAGAAAGATGGCACTGATTGTTCAAAAATACGGCGGGACGTCCGTCGGCAATGTCGAGCGCATTCGGAACGTGGCGGAGCGCGTGGCCAGGGTCAAGGCGGCCGGGAACGACGTGGTCGTGGTCGTCTCGGCGATGGCCGGCGAGACGGATCGCTTGCTGAAGCTCGCCGGTCAGGTCTCCTCCCGTCCGGAAGAGCGGGAGGTGGATCTCCTGTTGTCTTCCGGCGAGCGGGTGACGAGCGCGCTGCTGGCGCTGACGCTCCAGGAAAAAGGGTTCAAGGCGCAGGCCTTCACCGGCCGCCAGGTCGGGATCATCACGGACAGCACGCATACGAAGGCCAAGATCGAGCGGATCTCGGCCGACCGCGTGCGGGAGGCGATCGGCGAGGGCATCATTCCGGTGATCGCGGGTTTCCAGGGAATCAATCAGAAATCGGACGTGACGACGCTGGGGCGCGGCGGATCGGACCTGACGGCCGTCGCGCTGGCCGCGGCCCTGAAGGCCGAGCGCTGCGACATCTACACCGACGTGGACGGCGTGTACACGACCGATCCCCACGTCGTTCCGGGCGCGCGCCGGCTAGAGAAGATCTCGTACGAGGAGATGCTGGAAATGGCCAGCCTCGGCGCGAAGGTCCTTCAGGCCCGTTCGGTCGAATTCGCGGCCAAATACCATGTGCCGGTGCGGGTGCTGTCCAGTTTCAACGACGGGGAGGGGACGCTGGTGACGAAGGAGGACCGGGATATGGAACAGGTGGTGGTGTCGGGCGTGACCTATGACAAGAACCAGGCGAAGATCACGATCACGGGCGTGCCCGACCAGCCCGGCATCGCGGCGCGGCTGTTCGGCGTCATCGCCGAGGCCGGCGTCAACGTGGACATGATTCTACAGAACGTCAGCCAGGAAGGCCTGACCGACATCTCCTTTACCGTCCCGAAGGGGGACGCCCGGAAGGCCGTCGAGATCGCGGGCAAGATCGCCCGCGAGATCGGGGCCCGCGACGTGCAATTGAAGGAGGACATGGCGAAGGTTTCGATCGTCGGCGTCGGCATGCGGACCCATTCCGGGGTGGCGGCCCAGATGTTCGCCGCCCTGTCCAAGGAGGGGATCAACATCATGATGATCTCGACCAGCGAGATCAAGATCTCCTGCGTGATCGACGGGAAATATACCGAGCTGGCCGTGCGGGCGCTGCACGACGCCTTTGAACTCGGAAAATAGGAAGGCGGACCCTCATGCATTTCGTCGAGATCTACGACACCACGTTGCGGGACGGCGCCCAGTCCGAGGATGTCTCGTTTTCGGTCGAGGATAAACTCCGGATCGCCGAGAAACTGGACGGCCTGGGCCTGCAGTACATCGAGGGCGGCTGGCCCGGATCCAACCCCAAGGACATCGAGTTCTTCAAAAAAGTCCGGCACCTTCCGCTGAAGACCGCGACGATCGCGGCCTTCGGGGCGACCCGGAAGGCCGGCCACCCGGTGGCCAAGGACCCCAACATCCGGGCCCTTTTGGACTCCGGCGCCGGGCTGATCACGCTGTTCGGAAAAAGCTGGGACCTGCATGTGACGGACGCCCTGGGCATCTCGCTCAAGAAGAACCTGGAACTGATCTCCGACTCGATCCGCTACCTTCGATCCAAGCGGAAAAAGGTCTACTACGACGCCGAGCATTTCTTCGACGGATACAAGGCCAACCCGGACTACGCCTTGAAAACGCTGAACGAGGCCGTGCAGGCGGGGGCGGATTGCGTCATTCTGTGCGACACCAACGGCGGGACGATGCCCTGGGAGGTGAGGGACATCTTCTCGACCGTGATGCAGGAGGTCCGGATTCCCTTGGGCATTCATGCCCACAACGATTCGGAGATGGCCGTCGCCAATTCCATCATCGCGGTGGAACTGGGGGCGGTGCAGGTCCAGGGGACGATTAACGGGTTCGGCGAGCGGTGCGGGAACGCCAACCTCTGCTCGATCCTGCCCAACCTCAAGCTCAAAATGAAGGTCGACTGCATCTCGGACGAACAGCTCGGACGCCTCAAGGAGGTTTCCCGGTTTGTGACCGAAATCGCGAACCTGTCGCCGGACAAGCACCAACCGTACGTCGGCGACAGCGCCTTCGCGCACAAGGGCGGGGTGCATGTTCACGCCGTCAGGAAGAATCCGCTGACCTACGAGCACGTCCGGCCGGAGTTCGTGGGAAACCGCCAGCGCGTGTTGGTCTCGGACTACGCCGGGCGGAGCGTCCTTCAAGGCAAGGCGGACGAGTTCCGGATCCGTTTGAAGAAGAGCGGTCCGAAGTTGAAGCATTTGCTGGAGACGCTGAAGGAACTCGAGAGTCAGGGATTTCAATTCGAGGGGGCCGAGGGGTCGTTCGAGTTGCTCATGCGGAAGGCCGAGGGAACGCACCAGCGGTTTTTCGACCTGATCGGTTTCCGCGTCATCATCGAAAAACGACGGGAGCGGGAGGATCCGGTCTCGGAGGCCACCATCCTGGTGAAGGTCGGCGACCACGTCGAGCATACCGCGGCGGTAGGCAACGGGCCCGTCAACGCGCTGGACCACGCCCTTCGCAAGGCGCTGGAGAAGTTTTATCCGCAGTTGAAAGAGATGAAGCTGCTGGATTACAAGGTGCGGGTCCTGGCGGCCAACCGGGGAACGGCGGCGCGCGTCCGCGTCCTGATCGAGTCGGGAGACCGGACCGGAAAATGGAGCACGGTCGGCGTCTCGGAAAATATCATCGAGGCGAGCTGGCAGGCCCTGGTCGACAGCATCGAGTACAAACTCCTTCAGGATCGAAGGAAGAAGCGGTAGCCGATGAGCGGGGATTCCATGCCAACGTTTTTTTTCGGCCGGGGCCGTCTTCGAGGCGCGCTCGGCCTCGCGCTCGTCGTCGGCGTTTTTTCGGGAGCGTTCGCGGCCTGCGAACGGGCCGACGCGCCGCGGCCGGGGCGGGCGTCCGGCCCGGGTCCCGCGGCGACCAGCGCGTACCGTCCGACGGAAGAAAACCCGGCGCCTCCGTCGGCGGAGGTGTTGATTCCCCGCACCCGGTTTGCCCAGATCGCGAAAGCGGCGGCGCCGATGGTCGTCCATCTGAAAACGGTTCAGGAACTCCGGGACGAATGGCCCCTTTTCCATCGAAAGTCCGATCACGCATTTTTTGAGCGATTTTTCAAAGACCTCCTGGGGCTGTCGAAAAAGGCGGTGACGAAGCAGGAGGGGGTGGGTTCCGGCTTTATCGTGAACCCGGCCGGATTTGTCCTGACCAATTTTCACGTCGTCAGGCACGCGGATGAGATCCGCGCCGTTCTGTCGGACGGGCGGGAAATGCGCGCCTACGTGGTCGGTGAAGATCCGCGCACGGACCTGGCGCTTCTTCGGCTCGAAGGCGAAGGCCCTTTTCCCGCGGCCGATTTGGGGGATTCCGACCGGCTGGAGTCCGGCGAGTGGGCGATGGCCGCGGGCAGCCCCCTGGGCCTGTCCCAGACCTTTACCGTCGGCGTGGTCAGCGCCACCGGGCGGTCGCATCTCGGCATCACCTCCCGGGAAAATTTTATCCAGACGGACGCGTCGATCAATTACGGGAACAGCGGCGGGCCCCTCTTGAACATCAACGGTGAGGTGGTCGGCATCAATACGGCGATCATGCCCACGGGACACGGGATCGGTTTTGCCATCCCGGTCAACATGGCCCGCGGGTTCGTCGACGAGGTGTTGAGGGATCAGCCGGTTCGCGCGGCCTGGCTCGGGATCGAGGCGAGGGCTCCGTTCGCCGGACAAGCGGACGGGAACGGCGTCGTCTTGCAATCCGTGCAGTGGGGCAGCCCCGCCTGGCGATCCGGACTTCGACCGTCCGATCGCATCCTCCGGGTGGACGATACCGATCTAGAGGGCGCGGCGCAGTTTAAGCGGATGATCGCCGACGGGGGAGTGGGGGTCGAACGGACGCTGACGGTCGAGCGCGACGGCGCACCCGAAACAATCCGGGTCCGATCCGAGGCGCAACCGTCGCGCGTTTTCCCTTGACATTCTTTCTAACCTGTTGTATTTTATGTTCAATTTTTTTATGCCTCCCAATTCCAGCGGGGGAAGGACGAAGGCGGCCCAATCGGCGGTATTGATCCCGAATCGTTTCGATGCATGATCACCGGGCGTTCGTCGTGAACGCCGGTCTTGAGGTTGAAGAGAAGGAGGGGTGGAATGAGAAAAGCCGACATTGCCAATGAGGTTTACGAGCGGGTCGGGATTTCGAAAAAAGAGGCGGCCGAGATCATTGAAACCGTATTAAACACGATCAAGAGCGTTCTTCAAAAAGGAGAAACGGTCAAGATCGCCGGCTTCGGCAACTTTGTCGTTCGAAGCAAACGGGCGCGAAAAGGTCGAAACCCCAAAACGGGCCAGGAGATCGGGATCACGCCCCGGCGCGTGGTGACGTTCCGTCCCAGCCAGGTGTTCAAGAAATTTGTGAACAAGTCGTAGGTGGCCCTTGAAAAAGAAAATCGGTCTTGAAACGGAAGAGGGGAATCCTTCCGGCGCGCGACCGGACCCGGATCCCCGTTCGGCCCCGCCGCCGGGCTCCAACGGTCACGAGCGGCTGTTTTACAAGATCAGCGAAGTCAGCGACATCACCGGCCTGGAAGCCTATATCTTGCGGTATTGGGAATCCGAGTTCCCGATTCTCCGTCCCCAGAAAAGCCGCGGCCGTCAACGGATCTACCAGAAAAAAGATATCGAAACGATTCTGAAAATCAAGCAGATGCTCTATGAAAAAGGCTTTACCATTGCCGGAGCACGGAAAGTGCTGGCGGCGAGGAACGGTGATCCCTCCGAAACCGCGGCCCGACCGATATCCAAGGAGTTTGTCTACCGCCTCCGGGGTGAGTTGGCCGAAATCTTGCGGATTCTCTCCTCGCACGACAACCAGAGCGCTTGATCCCTGTTTTTGCGGAACGACACCCCGCCTTTCCGTCGTCCGGATCCTTGCGCGCTTTCGAATCCGCATAGCGAGCGCAGTCCCCGCCTGGGAGGGCGGGTCCGCGAGCGAATTAAAAATAAGATCTTTTCCACCCGGATCGAACCTGCCCGCCGGCAGGCGGGGAATCCCCGGCCGGAAGGTCGGGGTTCTTCAAACGAACACGGGGCGTAGCGCAGCCTGGTAGCGTACTCGCTTGGGGTGCGAGTGGTCGGCGGTTCAAATCCGCCCGCCCCGATACATATTGTAAAATCGCTGAGGCCGGTGCGGGGGATTTGCTCCCGAGCGGAAGGCGCTGGCGCGCGATATTTTGATTCCGCGCCTTCGGCGCGGTGCGTGTTCAAATCCGCCCGCCCGAAAATTTTCCGCAGGAAAATTTTCCCCTATTTACTATTTACAATTTTCCTTTGCTGCGGAAAATTTTAGTAAATGGTGAACGGTAAATCGTCCATGGTTTCGAAGTCCGTCCCCACGGACTTTTTTATTGCTGAGAATCATCCATGCTGATCCTGGTTACCAATGACGACGGCATCCAGTCGCCGGGGATCAAGATCCTGGCCCGGGTCTTGAGGCGGATCGGAGAGGTTTACGTCGTGGCGCCGGACCGGGAACGCACGGCGGCCGGCCACTCCCTCACGCTTCACAAACCCCTGCGGATCGAGCCCCTCGGTCCGCGCACGTTCAGCGTCAGCGGGACGCCCACGGATTGCGTTAATCTGGCGGTCAACGAAATTCTTCCGCGCCGTCCCGACCTGGTCGTCTCCGGCATCAACCGGGGGGGGAATCTCGGGGACGACGTGACCTATTCTGGGACGGTATCCGCCGCCATGGAGGGGACGCTTCTGGGGATCCCTTCCATCGCCCTCTCGCAACTGGGCGAGGGCGATTTTCAATTCGAGGCGGCGGCGCGGTTCGCGGTGCGCCTGGTCCGCCGGGTCCGTCGCCTGGGTCTTCCCCCGGACACCCTCCTGAACGTCAACGTCCCCGACCGGCCTCCGCAGGCGATCAAAGGCATGCGCGTGACCTGTCTGGGCAAGCGCATCTTTGATTCCGACAACATCATTAAAAAGGAAGATCCCCGGGGCAAGATCTATTACTGGATCGGCGGAAACCGGGTGGCCTGGGAGGAACGGAAAGACACGGATCAGGAAGCCGTCGAAAGCGGCTTCATCTCGGTGACGCCCGTTCATCTGGATCTGACCAATTACAGCGCCCTGGCCGCGTTGCGCGACTGGGAGAAACGTTTGATGCCGCCGCGCCGGCGGCCGCGTCCCGCCCGCCGCGCCCGGCCTCCGGCTTAACTCCGTCCCGTCAAGGATCCGACCCATGGTGATCGATTACGAACGCGCGCGGTTGAGGATGGTCGACGAGCAGCTGGCGGCCCGGGGCATCAAGGACCGGCGCGTTCTTTCGGCGATGGGGCGCGTGCCGCGCCACCTCTTCGTGGAGGATGCCCTTCGGGACCGCGCCTACGGAGACCATGCCCTGCCCATCGGCGATCAGCAGACCATTTCACAGCCGTACATGGTGGCCCTCATGACGGACAGCCTGGCGCTCAAAGGCACCGAGCGGGTTTTGGAGATCGGAACCGGGTCGGGATACCAGACCGCGGTCCTGGCCGAACTGGCCGCGCGCGTCTATTCCATCGAACGGATCGCCGGCCTCGCGGCCAAAGCGCGCTCCCTGCTCGCGTCGCTCGGCTGCCGGAACGTGACGATCAAGGTGTCGGACGGGTCCTACGGCTGGAAGGAAGAGGCTCCGTTCGACGCGATCCTGGTGACGGCCGGCTCGCCGGAGGTCCCGACGCCCCTCGCCGACCAATTAAAGGAGGGAGGGCGCATGGTGATTCCGGTGGGGGACCGGACGACTCAAACGCTGAAGAGAGTGACCAAGACGCCGGCCGGGATCGAGGTCGCGGCCCTGACCGGGTGCGTCTTCGTGCCGCTCATCGGCGGCCACGGCTGGGGGGATGCGAACGCGTGAGCAACGGATGCTGAAGATCGCGAACACTCTCACGGGGAAAAAAGAGCCGTTCCGCCCCGCGCGGGCCCGGCGCGTCGGGATGTACGTCTGCGGCGTCACGGTTTACGATCGCTGCCATCTGGGCCACGCCCGCTCGGCCGTCGTCTTCGACGTCATCCGTCGGTATCTGGAATACAAAAAGTACCGGGTGCGCTACGTCAAGAACTTCACGGACGTGGACGACAAGATCATCGCGCGGGCGGCCAAGGAAAACCGGCCCTGGACCGAGATTGTGGAGCGGTATATCGCGGCGTACGGGGAGGACATGGGGCGGCTGGGCGTGCGGGCCGCCGACCGCGAGCCGAGGGCGACGGAGCACATCCCGGAGATGATCCGCTTGATCCGGCGGCTGATCCGGAAAGACTTCGCCTACGCCGTCGACGGCGACGTCTACTATCGGGTCGAGAAGTTCAAAGGGTACGGCCGGCTTTCCAAACGGAAAGCCGACGAGCTCCTGGCGGGCCTGCCTGCCGGACAGGCGGGCGCCCGCGTGGAGCCGGACGAGCGGAAAAAAAATCCGCTGGACTTCGCCCTCTGGAAGGCGGCCAAGCCGGGGGAGCCTAGCTGGGAGAGCCCCTGGGGTCCGGGACGGCCGGGGTGGCATATCGAATGCTCCGCGATGTCGATGAAGCTCCTGGGCAATTCGTTTGACATCCACGGCGGCGGAATGGACCTGATCTTCCCCCATCACGAAAACGAGATCGCGCAGTCCGAGGGCGCGACCGGAAAACGGTTCGCGCGCTACTGGGTCCACAACGGCTTCGTGAACGTCAATCAGGAGAAAATGTCCAAGTCGCTCGGGAATTTTTTCACGATCCAGGAAATTTTCGAGAAATCGGTCTGGCCCGAGGCCGTGACGGCCGAGGTCCTCCGTTACTTCCTCGTGGCGACCCATTATCGCAGCCCGATCGATTTTTCGGACGAGGCGCTCAAAGCGGCCAAGGCGGGCCTGGATAATTTCTACACCATGTTCCAGAAGCTGGAGGAGCCGACCGCGACGGCGTCCGGCCCGCTGGACCGGAAGCTGCGCGCGGCGCTCAAGGCGTTTCCGAAACGGTTTGAGGCCGCGATGGACGACGACTTCAACACCTCGGAGGCCGTGAGCGAGATGCAGCAGCTTCGGGCCGTGGTCAATGCGGTCCTGGGCCGGGGAATCTCCCGGTCGTCGTCCCAAGCCGTCCTGAAACTGTTCCGGAAATACGGCGGGTTGCTGGGCCTCTTTCAATTGGACCTGGAAAAATGGAAGGTGGGTTCTATTCCACTCTCTGATGGAAAGAGGCTTGAAATCTCCGTAGCGGGTCATGTTGATGTAGCTGTGCTTGATGACAACCGAGTGAATGCCCTTGTAGCGGAGCGACAGGAAGCGCGCCGGAACAAGGACTGGGCAAGGTCCGATGCGATTCGCAAGCAACTGGCCGAGGCCGGGATCATCCTCGAAGACCGACCGGACGGGACGACGCGGGTGAGACGGTAGTAA
Protein-coding regions in this window:
- the cimA gene encoding citramalate synthase, with the protein product MHFVEIYDTTLRDGAQSEDVSFSVEDKLRIAEKLDGLGLQYIEGGWPGSNPKDIEFFKKVRHLPLKTATIAAFGATRKAGHPVAKDPNIRALLDSGAGLITLFGKSWDLHVTDALGISLKKNLELISDSIRYLRSKRKKVYYDAEHFFDGYKANPDYALKTLNEAVQAGADCVILCDTNGGTMPWEVRDIFSTVMQEVRIPLGIHAHNDSEMAVANSIIAVELGAVQVQGTINGFGERCGNANLCSILPNLKLKMKVDCISDEQLGRLKEVSRFVTEIANLSPDKHQPYVGDSAFAHKGGVHVHAVRKNPLTYEHVRPEFVGNRQRVLVSDYAGRSVLQGKADEFRIRLKKSGPKLKHLLETLKELESQGFQFEGAEGSFELLMRKAEGTHQRFFDLIGFRVIIEKRREREDPVSEATILVKVGDHVEHTAAVGNGPVNALDHALRKALEKFYPQLKEMKLLDYKVRVLAANRGTAARVRVLIESGDRTGKWSTVGVSENIIEASWQALVDSIEYKLLQDRRKKR
- the thrC gene encoding threonine synthase, producing the protein MWTGIIEAYRPFLPVTDRTPVVTLHEGNTPLIRAKNLTAAIRPDIELYLKYEGANPTGSFKDRGMTLAISKAIEGGSSAVICASTGNTSASAAAYGARAGIKVYVLIPEGKIASGKLAQAMIHRAVVIQVDGNFDEALTIVKEVSEKYRLTLVNSINPYRLEGQKTAAFEVCDQLEGPPAFHFLPVGNAGNITAYWMGYKEYRGHRRIDSLPRMMGFQAAGAAPIVLGHIVEKPRTIATAIRIGNPASWKSAEAAAAESRGEINLVTDEEIVEAYRMIAGLEGVFCEPASAASVAGVIKLNRQGLFKKGDRVVCTLTGHGLKDVETAMNVSQKPITIKARLEDVVKVLGY
- a CDS encoding trypsin-like peptidase domain-containing protein, encoding MPTFFFGRGRLRGALGLALVVGVFSGAFAACERADAPRPGRASGPGPAATSAYRPTEENPAPPSAEVLIPRTRFAQIAKAAAPMVVHLKTVQELRDEWPLFHRKSDHAFFERFFKDLLGLSKKAVTKQEGVGSGFIVNPAGFVLTNFHVVRHADEIRAVLSDGREMRAYVVGEDPRTDLALLRLEGEGPFPAADLGDSDRLESGEWAMAAGSPLGLSQTFTVGVVSATGRSHLGITSRENFIQTDASINYGNSGGPLLNINGEVVGINTAIMPTGHGIGFAIPVNMARGFVDEVLRDQPVRAAWLGIEARAPFAGQADGNGVVLQSVQWGSPAWRSGLRPSDRILRVDDTDLEGAAQFKRMIADGGVGVERTLTVERDGAPETIRVRSEAQPSRVFP
- a CDS encoding aspartate kinase; the protein is MALIVQKYGGTSVGNVERIRNVAERVARVKAAGNDVVVVVSAMAGETDRLLKLAGQVSSRPEEREVDLLLSSGERVTSALLALTLQEKGFKAQAFTGRQVGIITDSTHTKAKIERISADRVREAIGEGIIPVIAGFQGINQKSDVTTLGRGGSDLTAVALAAALKAERCDIYTDVDGVYTTDPHVVPGARRLEKISYEEMLEMASLGAKVLQARSVEFAAKYHVPVRVLSSFNDGEGTLVTKEDRDMEQVVVSGVTYDKNQAKITITGVPDQPGIAARLFGVIAEAGVNVDMILQNVSQEGLTDISFTVPKGDARKAVEIAGKIAREIGARDVQLKEDMAKVSIVGVGMRTHSGVAAQMFAALSKEGINIMMISTSEIKISCVIDGKYTELAVRALHDAFELGK
- a CDS encoding protein-L-isoaspartate(D-aspartate) O-methyltransferase; this translates as MDYERARLRMVDEQLAARGIKDRRVLSAMGRVPRHLFVEDALRDRAYGDHALPIGDQQTISQPYMVALMTDSLALKGTERVLEIGTGSGYQTAVLAELAARVYSIERIAGLAAKARSLLASLGCRNVTIKVSDGSYGWKEEAPFDAILVTAGSPEVPTPLADQLKEGGRMVIPVGDRTTQTLKRVTKTPAGIEVAALTGCVFVPLIGGHGWGDANA
- a CDS encoding homoserine dehydrogenase; the protein is MHPKKQKIGVGIIGFGTVGTGVVKILTDRAEDIRRRLGVPLELVRIADLDWKRDRGVEVKPGLRTSKADEVIDDPAVDIVVELVGGYEPARTFILRAFEKGKCVVTANKALLAVHGEELYRAAQKAGVDLGFEASVGGGIPIIRAMKEGLAANRILSIYGIINGTANYILSKMTEEQQPFAEVLAEAQRMGYAESDPRFDIEGTDSAHKLAILVTLAFGTPVDIKSIYTEGITGVTPTDIAYAKEFGYRIKLLAIAKASDHQIEVRVHPTMVPEDYLIATVNGIYNAIYVVGDAVGNTLFYGQGAGAMPTGSAVVSDLMEAGRNLLYDSVGCVPPTGFDPDRREALRIKPMEEIRSFYYLRFMAMDKPGVLSRISGALGKYNISISSMIQKGRKVDEAVPVVMMTHKAVERDVQRALAEIRLFPDVSDRTVLIRVEGEEEA
- a CDS encoding MerR family transcriptional regulator, with the protein product MKKKIGLETEEGNPSGARPDPDPRSAPPPGSNGHERLFYKISEVSDITGLEAYILRYWESEFPILRPQKSRGRQRIYQKKDIETILKIKQMLYEKGFTIAGARKVLAARNGDPSETAARPISKEFVYRLRGELAEILRILSSHDNQSA
- the surE gene encoding 5'/3'-nucleotidase SurE, which produces MLILVTNDDGIQSPGIKILARVLRRIGEVYVVAPDRERTAAGHSLTLHKPLRIEPLGPRTFSVSGTPTDCVNLAVNEILPRRPDLVVSGINRGGNLGDDVTYSGTVSAAMEGTLLGIPSIALSQLGEGDFQFEAAARFAVRLVRRVRRLGLPPDTLLNVNVPDRPPQAIKGMRVTCLGKRIFDSDNIIKKEDPRGKIYYWIGGNRVAWEERKDTDQEAVESGFISVTPVHLDLTNYSALAALRDWEKRLMPPRRRPRPARRARPPA
- a CDS encoding aminotransferase class I/II-fold pyridoxal phosphate-dependent enzyme produces the protein HIVDKAIEAMKNPRNHRYSASRGITKLRVAIADWYRRNFQVEIDPETEAIVTIGSKEGIAHLALATLGPGDAVLCPSPTYPIHTYSVIIAGAEVRSVPLREDNDFFEDLKAAYRTALPRPKMLIVNFPHNPTTRVVDTGFFKKLVDFATEHRLIVVHDLAYADLVFDGYRAPSFLQVPGAKEIGVEFFTLSKSYNMPGWRIGFCVGNREIIKALMQIKSYLDYGIFQPLQIASIIALNGPQDCVREAVAMYRSRRNTLVSGLNRIGWKVEKPLATMFVWARIPEPFRDMGSLEFTKMLLNEAKVAVSPGIGFGEYGDDHVRFALVENEHRTRQAIHGIKNVLKKG
- a CDS encoding integration host factor subunit alpha, translating into MRKADIANEVYERVGISKKEAAEIIETVLNTIKSVLQKGETVKIAGFGNFVVRSKRARKGRNPKTGQEIGITPRRVVTFRPSQVFKKFVNKS